In one Rugosibacter aromaticivorans genomic region, the following are encoded:
- the dnaJ gene encoding molecular chaperone DnaJ, whose product MAKRDFYEILGVNRDASNEDIKKAYRKLAMKHHPDRNPDNPKAEGLFKEAKEAYEILSDEQKRAAYDQYGHAGVDPQARSGGGGFGDAFSDIFGDIFGGGGGSRSSVYRGADLRYNLEISLEDAAHGSETRIRIPTMAECEVCEGSGAKKGTQPKTCPTCAGHGQVRMQQGFFSVQQTCPKCHGTGRYIPEPCTTCHGAGRIKQHKTLSVKIPAGVDEGDRIRLSGEGEAGVNGGPAGDLYVQIHLKPHAVFQREHDDLHCEMPVSFTTAALGGEIKVPTLDGAAHLKIPAGSQTGKAFRLRGKGVKGVRSHTQGDLLCHVVIETPVNLTERQKELLREFEEISQGDAGRNNPKAQSWLERVKEFFSD is encoded by the coding sequence ATGGCAAAACGCGACTTTTACGAAATTCTTGGCGTCAATCGCGACGCTTCCAATGAAGACATCAAAAAGGCCTACCGCAAGCTGGCCATGAAACACCACCCGGACCGCAATCCGGATAATCCCAAAGCGGAAGGACTCTTCAAGGAAGCCAAGGAAGCCTACGAGATTCTTTCCGACGAACAAAAACGCGCGGCTTACGATCAATACGGCCACGCGGGCGTTGACCCGCAAGCCCGTAGCGGCGGTGGCGGATTTGGCGATGCCTTTTCGGACATCTTTGGCGACATTTTCGGTGGGGGTGGGGGCAGTCGTTCCAGCGTCTATCGTGGTGCCGACCTGCGCTATAACCTGGAAATCTCACTGGAAGACGCCGCCCACGGAAGCGAGACCCGCATCCGCATTCCCACCATGGCCGAATGCGAAGTGTGCGAAGGCAGTGGCGCTAAAAAAGGCACGCAGCCAAAAACCTGCCCCACTTGCGCGGGACACGGCCAGGTACGCATGCAACAAGGTTTTTTCTCGGTGCAGCAAACCTGCCCCAAATGCCACGGCACCGGCCGCTATATCCCCGAACCGTGCACCACGTGCCATGGCGCTGGCCGCATCAAGCAGCACAAAACGCTCTCCGTCAAAATTCCCGCCGGTGTTGATGAAGGCGATCGTATCCGGCTCTCCGGCGAAGGCGAAGCTGGCGTTAATGGCGGCCCGGCGGGCGACCTTTACGTGCAGATTCACCTCAAGCCGCACGCCGTCTTTCAGCGTGAGCACGACGACCTGCACTGTGAAATGCCGGTGAGCTTCACCACCGCAGCACTCGGCGGCGAAATCAAAGTGCCCACGCTGGATGGCGCAGCCCATCTGAAAATTCCCGCCGGCAGTCAAACCGGCAAAGCCTTTCGCCTGCGCGGCAAAGGCGTCAAGGGCGTGCGCTCGCACACCCAGGGCGACTTGCTCTGCCATGTCGTGATTGAGACCCCCGTGAACCTCACCGAACGGCAAAAAGAACTGCTGCGTGAATTCGAGGAAATCAGCCAGGGCGACGCCGGCCGCAACAACCCCAAAGCCCAGAGCTGGCTGGAGCGGGTGAAGGAGTTTTTTAGCGACTGA
- a CDS encoding DUF433 domain-containing protein, with protein MTDSRITLDSSKRGGRPCIRNLRISVYDVLEMLAEGMNEADIIEDFPELEPADIRACLAFAADREHNLYTVAV; from the coding sequence ATGACTGACTCTCGTATCACACTTGATTCCAGCAAACGTGGCGGGCGTCCCTGCATCCGCAATCTGCGCATCAGCGTTTATGACGTGCTGGAGATGCTTGCCGAAGGCATGAACGAAGCAGACATCATCGAAGACTTCCCTGAACTTGAGCCTGCGGATATCCGCGCCTGCCTCGCCTTTGCCGCAGACCGCGAACACAACCTGTACACCGTGGCCGTGTGA
- a CDS encoding AbrB/MazE/SpoVT family DNA-binding domain-containing protein produces MLAKMTSKNQLTLPKSVTAAVGPVEYFEVEARNGQIVLTPVRIQRGGAVRAKLAELDLSEQDIADAVAWVRKSPATKKPRK; encoded by the coding sequence ATGCTTGCCAAAATGACCTCGAAAAATCAGCTCACGCTGCCCAAGAGTGTGACCGCCGCCGTTGGCCCGGTGGAATACTTCGAGGTGGAAGCCCGCAACGGCCAGATCGTGCTGACTCCGGTGCGCATTCAGCGCGGCGGTGCCGTGCGCGCCAAACTGGCCGAACTGGACTTGAGCGAGCAGGACATCGCCGATGCGGTCGCGTGGGTGCGAAAATCGCCTGCCACTAAAAAGCCGCGCAAGTAA
- a CDS encoding type II toxin-antitoxin system HicA family toxin, translating to MPRKQSDVEKSLEAKGFQRAKGDHNFFHYHSKAGKKSRVFTKTSHGAREIDDNLLSQMARQCKLSNKDFGLLIDCPLDRDSYEAKLIAQGAVEGLTA from the coding sequence ATGCCGCGTAAGCAAAGCGATGTGGAAAAAAGCCTTGAAGCAAAAGGCTTCCAACGCGCCAAGGGCGACCACAACTTTTTTCACTATCACTCCAAGGCGGGGAAAAAATCGCGCGTCTTCACCAAGACCAGTCACGGTGCGCGCGAGATTGACGACAACCTGCTCTCGCAGATGGCCAGGCAATGCAAACTAAGCAATAAAGATTTCGGCCTGCTGATCGATTGCCCGCTGGATCGGGATAGCTACGAGGCCAAGCTCATTGCGCAAGGAGCGGTCGAAGGGCTGACCGCTTGA
- the dnaK gene encoding molecular chaperone DnaK codes for MGKIIGIDLGTTNSCVAIMEGGKPKVIENAEGARTTPSIVAYADDGEILCGAAAKRQAVTNAKNTLYAVKRLIGRRFEEKEVQKDIDMMPFKIVKADNGDAWVEVRGNKMAPQQVSAEVLRKMKKTAEDYLGEEVTEAVITVPAYFNDSQRQATKDAGRIAGLDVKRIINEPTAAALAFGMDKQEGDRKIAVYDLGGGTFDISIIEIAALDGEHQFEVLSTNGDTFLGGEDFDQRLIDYVVTEFKKEQGVDLKNDVLALQRLKDAAEKAKIELSSSQQTEINLPYITADASGPKHLALKITRAKFESLVEDLIERSIAPCRLAVKDAGVSMSDITDVILVGGMTRMPKVQDKVKEFFGKEPRRDVNPDEAVAVGAAIQGGVLQGEVKDVLLLDVTPLSLGIETMGGVMTKLITKNTTIPTKASQIFSTADDNQNAVTIHVLQGEREMSAGNKSLGQFNLSDIPPAPRGMPQIEVTFDIDANGILHVSAKDKGTGKENKITIKANSGLSEEEIQRMVKDAEAHAEEDHKAREMVDARNQCDAMVHSIKKSLAEHGDKLSAEEKAAIEAAISEAETALQGTDKAAIEAKTKALTDASMKLGEKVYAESQAAAGAAGAGGAADAGAGQAKADEGDVVDAEFTEVKDKK; via the coding sequence ATGGGAAAAATTATCGGTATCGACCTTGGCACTACCAACTCTTGCGTCGCGATCATGGAAGGCGGCAAGCCTAAAGTCATCGAAAACGCCGAGGGTGCGCGCACCACCCCGTCCATCGTGGCCTATGCCGATGACGGCGAAATTCTCTGCGGTGCCGCTGCCAAACGCCAGGCGGTAACCAACGCCAAGAACACGCTGTACGCCGTCAAACGATTGATCGGACGCCGTTTCGAAGAGAAAGAAGTACAAAAAGATATCGACATGATGCCCTTCAAGATTGTCAAGGCCGACAATGGCGACGCCTGGGTAGAAGTGCGTGGCAACAAAATGGCACCGCAACAGGTATCCGCCGAAGTGTTGCGCAAGATGAAGAAAACCGCTGAAGATTATCTCGGCGAAGAAGTCACCGAAGCCGTCATCACCGTGCCCGCTTATTTCAACGACAGCCAGCGCCAGGCCACGAAAGATGCCGGCCGCATCGCTGGCCTGGACGTTAAACGCATCATCAACGAACCGACTGCTGCTGCGCTGGCCTTCGGCATGGACAAGCAGGAAGGCGACCGCAAGATTGCCGTGTATGACCTGGGCGGCGGTACCTTCGACATCTCCATCATCGAAATTGCCGCACTCGATGGCGAGCACCAGTTTGAAGTGCTCTCCACCAATGGCGACACCTTCCTCGGCGGTGAAGATTTCGACCAGCGCCTGATTGATTACGTGGTCACCGAATTCAAGAAAGAACAAGGCGTCGATTTGAAGAACGACGTGCTCGCACTGCAGCGTCTGAAAGATGCCGCCGAAAAAGCCAAGATCGAGCTTTCCTCCAGCCAGCAGACTGAAATCAACCTGCCTTACATCACGGCAGACGCTTCGGGGCCGAAACATCTGGCACTGAAAATCACCCGCGCAAAATTTGAATCGCTGGTCGAAGACCTGATCGAACGCAGCATCGCCCCCTGCCGCCTTGCCGTCAAAGACGCTGGCGTCAGCATGAGTGATATCACCGACGTCATTCTCGTCGGCGGCATGACGCGCATGCCCAAGGTGCAGGACAAGGTCAAGGAATTCTTCGGCAAAGAGCCGCGCCGTGACGTGAACCCCGATGAAGCCGTGGCCGTTGGCGCTGCCATTCAAGGGGGAGTGCTGCAAGGCGAAGTCAAAGACGTGCTGCTGCTCGACGTGACTCCGCTCTCGCTCGGCATTGAAACCATGGGCGGCGTGATGACCAAGCTCATCACCAAAAACACCACCATCCCAACCAAGGCCAGCCAGATATTTTCGACCGCTGACGACAACCAGAATGCCGTGACCATCCATGTGCTGCAAGGTGAACGTGAAATGTCTGCAGGTAACAAGAGCCTCGGCCAGTTCAACCTGTCCGACATCCCGCCCGCACCGCGCGGCATGCCGCAGATCGAAGTCACTTTTGACATCGACGCCAACGGCATTTTGCATGTATCGGCCAAGGACAAAGGTACTGGCAAGGAAAACAAGATCACCATCAAGGCGAACTCGGGCTTGTCTGAAGAAGAAATTCAGCGCATGGTAAAAGACGCAGAAGCCCACGCCGAAGAAGACCACAAGGCCCGCGAAATGGTCGACGCCCGTAATCAGTGCGATGCCATGGTGCATTCCATCAAGAAGTCTCTCGCCGAGCATGGCGACAAACTGAGTGCGGAAGAAAAAGCTGCGATTGAAGCCGCCATAAGTGAGGCCGAAACCGCGCTGCAAGGCACCGACAAAGCAGCCATCGAAGCCAAGACGAAAGCCCTGACCGATGCATCAATGAAACTCGGCGAAAAAGTTTACGCTGAATCCCAGGCGGCAGCTGGTGCTGCCGGTGCCGGAGGCGCCGCCGATGCAGGCGCTGGCCAAGCCAAGGCGGACGAAGGCGACGTGGTCGATGCTGAATTCACCGAAGTAAAGGATAAGAAGTAA
- a CDS encoding putative toxin-antitoxin system toxin component, PIN family, with the protein MPRSPRIPRVVIDTNLVLSALVFAQGRLAPLRHAWQGARCQPLVSSVTAAELIRVLAYPKFKLSAEDRQELLADYLPCCITVRMPAKLPATPVCRDPFDLPFLQLAIAGKAEYLVTGDQDLPSLTGRFICPIIAADQFVNTLNP; encoded by the coding sequence ATGCCCCGTTCACCCCGGATACCGCGCGTCGTGATCGACACGAATCTGGTGTTGTCTGCGTTGGTGTTTGCCCAGGGGAGGTTGGCCCCACTGCGCCATGCATGGCAAGGCGCTCGCTGTCAGCCGCTGGTTTCAAGCGTCACCGCCGCCGAGCTTATACGCGTACTCGCGTATCCAAAATTCAAGCTCTCTGCCGAAGATCGGCAAGAGCTGCTGGCCGACTATCTACCCTGCTGCATCACGGTGCGCATGCCCGCCAAGCTACCTGCAACACCTGTCTGCCGAGACCCGTTCGACTTGCCTTTTCTGCAACTCGCCATCGCGGGCAAGGCGGAATACCTGGTTACCGGTGACCAGGATTTGCCGAGCCTCACCGGCCGATTTATCTGTCCCATCATCGCTGCCGATCAATTCGTCAACACGCTAAATCCGTAA
- a CDS encoding ATP-binding protein produces the protein MNNLLDVPIAAVTALTPERAVVVMRAILRSECGYAKLRPTVLTISSRLTIADGGIDAEVNVPPGPTIPTDCIFQTGLTGFQIKSGTSFKPWTPSSIRGELLDSRGKLYSEVERLIRRGGRYTLLCTGHDMTPEQRNDSRQQIAVVLAEVGFGGYEELIEVLGASQVSDFSERYPGTASLLAVDPIQEAWILEEWQRDAHMANVFEASPEQSQMIARIRAGLQGETKHIRVLGEPGLGKTRIVLESVKDENIAPYVLYIQHGSQFGQTRLFRQLLKTGYDKPLVLIIDELPESELSEIWKHLKPRCGSLKIVSLDHGRDETHDEEIERLHAPSLSDETIKKILVSRVGESRELDRWVAICEGSPRVAQAVADNLRANPDDILKPPSTVPIWARFIHGYSSRDESSARQIDCVTQHMALFSRFGYETPVGDEAAYIAKLIQKVDPTIGWARFQEIVQGLRAKKVLQGSRTLFFVPKALHIYLWKQFWERYGRGFDFTQTFKDMPESLHAWFMNMFKFAGDATAHVIDDILRPDGFFSERAALTSAKGSRFLSILAEANPAVVLRLLEATIGKWTDQELLDLKQDRQSLVWALEKIAVWPTLTVRAIQVLVRFATNENANFSNNSTGTLIGLFRIGPEAAATESTPEARLPAMLRLLRASGDEERRLGLKAMDAALDSRGMGFRIVGAEYQGLKERAKLWIPATYGDLWQAKLIYFQALVDETQTWPPSLRAEVCQALLEAVEQQIRTPPCTELAFQVLSVLVDDSTMPPEKLNRFFWHWQKYEDDGQHPEIVKRLQSFERRYTRRDLASRFQCYVIDVDWMEWDEDFRERHNKPKNRAKILVNALARRIAQHPERLSQIQHLLSPAKNAPTLWHFGEQIALNDATRAFLQPLTRLTLETKHHVCLHGYLSAVRASDPEFYLSTVRGFMGVQSTAWLGATIALRTDYDDELFAQCLDAQEKKWIDPLLFTVLRFGRAIESVPPERTGRLLRQLSEDDAQDSLVLLVELLDSIPFNDSSPFNSGFVFDVVSKSVPDEENRDAMRGYYWKNVCSKLIKWDASRTLPLLDALLTEMGKAYRLSYDSNVVPLANELVLADPAGAWDIVEMHFEESLPKWRDDLFQWLKGGLSGFDEEDPRGAIADLPVPEILEWIEEDPEHRAGLMAHAAPRTLDDEHGGRLTRELLYRYGQFDGVRSGISATFHSGGWTGPTSAYLKRKREKFRRWLAGGFEIEITQWIEAEIECLDRNIEREEIDEERSRFD, from the coding sequence ATGAACAATCTCTTAGATGTACCAATCGCAGCGGTAACCGCGCTCACCCCCGAGCGCGCCGTGGTCGTGATGCGCGCCATTCTCCGATCTGAATGCGGCTACGCCAAGCTGAGGCCAACTGTATTGACGATCTCTAGTCGGCTCACGATCGCGGATGGCGGCATTGACGCGGAGGTCAATGTGCCCCCCGGACCCACGATTCCGACGGATTGCATTTTTCAGACCGGACTCACCGGATTCCAGATCAAGTCGGGAACGTCTTTCAAACCTTGGACGCCGAGTTCTATCCGTGGCGAACTGCTAGACAGTAGAGGGAAACTGTACTCCGAGGTTGAGCGCCTTATTCGCCGTGGTGGGCGCTATACGCTGCTTTGCACAGGCCATGACATGACCCCGGAACAGCGCAATGATTCGCGGCAACAGATTGCTGTGGTGCTGGCGGAGGTGGGATTCGGGGGGTACGAAGAGCTGATCGAAGTCCTTGGTGCGAGTCAGGTTTCGGATTTTTCTGAGCGCTATCCCGGGACTGCGTCCTTGCTTGCAGTCGACCCAATTCAGGAAGCCTGGATACTGGAAGAATGGCAGCGTGACGCACATATGGCGAATGTCTTTGAGGCATCTCCCGAACAGTCTCAAATGATTGCTCGGATTCGGGCGGGGCTGCAGGGCGAGACCAAACATATCCGTGTCCTTGGAGAGCCTGGCCTGGGGAAGACACGCATTGTCCTTGAGTCCGTTAAAGACGAGAACATCGCACCCTACGTGCTGTACATACAGCACGGCTCACAGTTTGGACAGACACGACTCTTCCGCCAGTTGCTGAAAACAGGCTATGACAAACCGCTCGTACTGATCATCGACGAGCTCCCAGAGTCCGAGCTGTCAGAAATTTGGAAGCACTTGAAGCCGCGTTGCGGCAGCCTGAAGATTGTGTCGCTGGATCACGGGAGAGACGAAACCCACGACGAGGAAATTGAACGACTCCACGCCCCGAGTCTGTCTGACGAAACCATCAAGAAGATACTTGTCAGCCGCGTCGGCGAATCACGCGAGCTTGATCGTTGGGTCGCAATCTGCGAAGGCTCTCCACGAGTTGCACAGGCGGTTGCGGACAACCTGCGGGCAAACCCAGACGACATCCTGAAACCACCATCCACAGTACCAATCTGGGCGAGATTTATTCATGGCTACAGTAGCCGAGACGAGAGTTCCGCAAGGCAGATTGACTGTGTGACCCAACACATGGCCTTGTTCAGCCGATTTGGCTATGAAACCCCAGTAGGAGATGAAGCTGCATACATCGCCAAACTGATTCAAAAAGTGGATCCGACGATTGGATGGGCTCGATTTCAAGAAATCGTTCAAGGCCTTCGTGCAAAAAAGGTACTCCAGGGAAGCAGGACGCTCTTCTTCGTGCCCAAAGCCCTCCACATCTACTTGTGGAAGCAGTTCTGGGAGCGCTATGGGCGCGGTTTTGACTTTACGCAGACCTTCAAGGACATGCCAGAGTCCTTGCACGCCTGGTTCATGAACATGTTCAAGTTTGCAGGAGACGCAACGGCTCACGTCATTGACGATATCCTTAGACCGGATGGTTTTTTCTCCGAGCGCGCAGCACTAACGTCGGCGAAAGGTTCTCGATTTCTTTCTATCCTGGCCGAAGCCAATCCGGCTGTTGTACTGAGGCTTCTGGAAGCTACGATTGGCAAGTGGACGGATCAAGAGCTCTTGGACTTGAAGCAGGATCGGCAGAGTCTTGTATGGGCGCTTGAAAAAATCGCGGTTTGGCCAACCCTTACGGTTAGGGCAATCCAGGTGCTAGTCCGATTCGCTACCAACGAAAATGCCAACTTCTCCAACAATTCCACGGGCACTTTGATTGGGTTGTTTCGAATTGGCCCTGAAGCAGCCGCAACGGAATCAACTCCTGAAGCCAGACTTCCGGCAATGCTAAGGCTGCTCCGTGCTTCCGGGGACGAGGAGCGCCGTCTTGGACTCAAGGCGATGGATGCCGCGTTAGACAGTCGTGGCATGGGATTTCGGATTGTCGGGGCTGAGTATCAAGGATTGAAGGAAAGAGCCAAGCTTTGGATTCCCGCGACTTACGGCGACTTGTGGCAAGCCAAGTTGATTTACTTTCAGGCCTTGGTCGATGAGACACAAACCTGGCCGCCCTCTTTGCGTGCTGAGGTCTGCCAGGCATTGCTGGAGGCCGTAGAGCAGCAGATCAGAACACCACCATGCACTGAGCTGGCATTCCAGGTACTGAGTGTCCTTGTGGACGACAGTACGATGCCGCCAGAAAAATTGAATCGCTTCTTCTGGCACTGGCAAAAGTATGAGGATGATGGCCAACATCCGGAAATCGTAAAGAGACTACAAAGCTTTGAGCGTCGCTATACAAGGCGTGACTTGGCGAGCCGGTTCCAGTGCTACGTAATTGATGTGGACTGGATGGAATGGGACGAGGACTTTCGCGAACGGCATAACAAGCCCAAGAATCGCGCCAAGATTCTTGTCAACGCTCTGGCGCGCCGCATAGCACAGCACCCCGAGAGGTTGAGCCAGATTCAGCATCTACTTTCGCCTGCAAAGAACGCTCCTACACTATGGCATTTCGGCGAGCAGATTGCGCTGAATGATGCGACGCGAGCGTTCCTGCAGCCCCTCACTCGTCTGACCTTGGAAACAAAACACCATGTGTGTCTGCATGGCTACCTATCAGCAGTACGGGCGAGCGATCCCGAGTTCTATCTTTCCACGGTCAGGGGTTTCATGGGTGTGCAGAGCACTGCTTGGCTGGGTGCAACTATCGCACTTCGCACCGACTATGACGATGAGCTGTTCGCGCAGTGCCTGGATGCACAAGAGAAGAAATGGATCGACCCACTACTGTTCACGGTGCTGCGGTTTGGGAGGGCTATCGAATCGGTTCCACCAGAAAGAACGGGGCGTCTGCTTCGCCAATTGAGTGAGGACGATGCTCAGGACTCGCTGGTTTTATTGGTCGAACTGCTGGACTCGATCCCGTTTAACGATTCCTCGCCGTTCAATTCAGGCTTCGTGTTCGATGTGGTGTCTAAATCCGTTCCGGATGAGGAAAACCGGGACGCGATGCGAGGCTACTACTGGAAGAATGTCTGTTCGAAACTGATCAAGTGGGACGCGAGTCGCACACTACCCCTGCTGGATGCTTTGCTTACCGAAATGGGCAAGGCCTACCGCTTGAGCTACGACTCCAACGTCGTGCCTCTTGCAAACGAGCTCGTATTAGCTGACCCAGCCGGGGCGTGGGATATTGTGGAAATGCACTTTGAAGAATCGCTTCCAAAATGGCGCGATGATCTTTTTCAGTGGCTCAAGGGTGGCCTATCCGGATTCGATGAAGAAGACCCGAGAGGAGCAATTGCTGATCTGCCGGTTCCCGAAATCCTCGAATGGATTGAAGAAGACCCCGAGCACAGAGCAGGGCTAATGGCTCATGCAGCACCCCGAACGCTTGATGACGAACATGGCGGCCGATTGACTCGAGAATTGTTGTACAGATACGGACAGTTCGACGGTGTGCGAAGTGGCATCAGTGCGACCTTTCACTCCGGAGGGTGGACTGGCCCAACAAGCGCCTACCTGAAGCGAAAGCGAGAGAAGTTTCGTCGATGGCTGGCGGGTGGTTTTGAGATCGAGATAACGCAGTGGATCGAGGCTGAGATTGAGTGCTTGGATCGGAATATAGAGCGCGAGGAAATCGACGAGGAACGTTCGCGATTCGATTGA
- a CDS encoding thiamine pyrophosphate-requiring protein has protein sequence MNTVDAMAQLLRETGVTRFVCFPTSPVIEAMANAGMRPIICRQERVGVGIADGIARASAGAETAVFAMQFGPGVENAFAGITTAYSDSSPVLLLPLGHPRPKQGVPGYFDPALSLPSVTKLYETLNVPERLSDSLRRAFVALRQGRRGPALVEVPWDVATQELSEPPAPLNLLPPVRSRGHSADIERVAKRLLAAKRPVVLAGQGVHYAGATAQLVALAEWLDLPVATTLLGKGTFPEDHALALGTGGVGLPGVLVDTLKEADLVLGVGSSLSRHYMTVKIPAGIPVLQITNAHDDIAREYAVEEAVVGDAALVLDDLLACLRDLTGGKPRPREGLRATLARRRADWLAAWAHKLENNEKPMTPYRVIAECMKAIPPRDAIVTHDAGSPRDQLTPFYRAAPGGYLSWGKSHALGSGLGLIMGAKLVHPEKVCMNFMGDAAFGMVGLDIETAVRCSIPTITVVLKNSTMAVETQSMARSHELYRTRDLGGDYAGVSRELGAHAETIEDPAEIGAAFKRAREVTETRGQPVVLQFLTSSETAVSERAAFGMF, from the coding sequence ATGAACACTGTTGATGCCATGGCGCAGCTGCTGCGCGAAACTGGCGTAACGCGCTTTGTCTGCTTTCCGACCAGTCCGGTGATCGAGGCCATGGCCAACGCTGGCATGCGGCCCATCATCTGCCGCCAGGAACGGGTCGGCGTCGGTATTGCCGACGGCATTGCCCGCGCCAGCGCCGGCGCCGAGACGGCGGTGTTCGCCATGCAGTTCGGGCCGGGCGTCGAGAATGCCTTCGCCGGCATCACCACCGCTTACTCGGATAGCTCGCCGGTGCTGCTGCTGCCGCTTGGCCATCCGCGCCCGAAACAGGGCGTGCCGGGTTATTTCGACCCCGCCCTCAGCCTGCCGTCGGTAACCAAGCTGTACGAAACCCTCAACGTGCCGGAACGGCTGAGTGACAGCCTGCGCCGGGCGTTCGTCGCGCTGCGCCAGGGGCGTCGCGGGCCGGCGCTGGTGGAAGTGCCATGGGACGTCGCGACGCAGGAGCTGAGCGAGCCGCCGGCGCCGCTCAACCTGCTGCCGCCAGTGCGCAGCCGCGGTCACAGCGCTGACATCGAGCGTGTCGCCAAACGCCTGCTGGCGGCCAAGCGGCCGGTGGTGCTGGCCGGTCAGGGCGTGCACTACGCCGGCGCCACGGCGCAGCTGGTGGCGCTGGCCGAATGGCTGGACCTGCCAGTGGCCACCACGCTGCTGGGCAAGGGCACCTTTCCGGAAGACCATGCGCTGGCGCTCGGCACCGGCGGTGTCGGCCTGCCCGGCGTGCTGGTGGACACATTGAAGGAGGCCGACCTGGTGCTTGGCGTGGGCAGCAGCCTGTCGCGCCACTACATGACGGTGAAGATTCCGGCCGGCATACCGGTGCTGCAGATCACCAACGCCCACGACGACATCGCCCGCGAGTACGCGGTGGAAGAAGCCGTGGTCGGCGATGCCGCGCTGGTACTGGACGACCTGCTGGCCTGCTTGCGCGACCTCACCGGCGGCAAGCCGCGGCCGCGCGAGGGGCTGCGCGCGACGCTCGCCAGGCGGCGGGCCGACTGGCTGGCAGCCTGGGCGCACAAGCTGGAGAACAACGAGAAACCCATGACGCCGTACCGGGTGATCGCCGAGTGCATGAAGGCGATTCCGCCGCGCGATGCCATTGTCACTCATGACGCCGGTAGCCCGCGCGACCAGCTGACGCCGTTCTACCGGGCGGCGCCCGGCGGCTACCTGTCGTGGGGCAAATCGCACGCGCTGGGCAGCGGCCTCGGTCTCATCATGGGCGCCAAGCTGGTGCATCCCGAGAAGGTTTGCATGAACTTCATGGGTGACGCCGCCTTCGGCATGGTCGGCCTCGACATCGAGACCGCCGTGCGCTGCAGCATCCCGACCATCACCGTGGTGCTGAAGAACTCGACCATGGCGGTGGAGACGCAATCGATGGCCCGCTCGCACGAGCTCTACCGCACACGTGATCTGGGCGGCGACTACGCCGGAGTGTCGCGGGAACTGGGTGCCCATGCCGAGACCATCGAGGATCCTGCCGAGATCGGCGCCGCTTTCAAGCGAGCACGCGAGGTGACCGAGACACGCGGCCAGCCGGTGGTGCTGCAGTTCCTGACCAGCTCCGAGACGGCGGTTTCCGAGCGGGCCGCCTTCGGCATGTTCTAG
- the grpE gene encoding nucleotide exchange factor GrpE: MQDTPNSQTNNSNEPLEKIDASAVSPAPARCVPSGTFHDEAHNTETSSIDTMPSLEELLRQAELTSAEHHDAWLRAKAETENVRRRALEDVARAGKFAVEKFATELLAVKDSLEAALANENQNAENLKAGVELTLKQLSAAFEKSHLVEISPLGEKFDPHKHQAISQTEAEGEPNQVLSVLQKGYTLHDRVIRPALVIVSKAK, encoded by the coding sequence ATGCAAGACACGCCAAACTCACAAACGAACAACTCAAACGAGCCTCTCGAGAAAATCGATGCAAGCGCCGTATCACCAGCACCAGCGCGTTGCGTCCCTTCGGGAACTTTTCACGATGAAGCGCACAACACCGAAACATCCTCAATAGACACTATGCCCAGCCTGGAAGAACTACTGCGTCAGGCTGAGCTCACGTCCGCCGAACACCATGACGCATGGCTGCGCGCCAAGGCGGAAACCGAAAATGTACGCCGCCGCGCGCTGGAAGACGTTGCCCGCGCCGGCAAGTTTGCTGTGGAAAAATTCGCCACCGAATTGCTCGCCGTCAAAGACAGCCTGGAAGCGGCGCTGGCCAATGAAAACCAAAATGCAGAAAACCTCAAGGCCGGGGTTGAGCTCACGTTAAAGCAACTCTCCGCTGCGTTTGAAAAATCCCATCTGGTTGAAATTTCGCCACTCGGCGAAAAATTTGACCCACATAAACACCAGGCCATCAGCCAAACCGAGGCCGAAGGCGAGCCCAATCAGGTGCTCTCCGTCTTGCAAAAAGGCTACACCCTGCATGATCGCGTAATTCGTCCGGCACTGGTCATCGTTTCCAAAGCCAAATAA
- a CDS encoding DUF5615 family PIN-like protein, whose translation MKLLLDENLSRRIVPFLQTAFPGSSQVALLGLEGANDSEIWQYAKDNSFVIVSRDSDFQERSLVAGHPPQVVWLKIPNRSKTVVLNILLDHHKEIEHALTEQNLACVELSHHDQ comes from the coding sequence ATGAAACTGCTGCTCGACGAAAATCTGTCGAGGCGCATCGTCCCCTTCCTGCAAACCGCCTTCCCTGGCTCTTCACAAGTTGCCTTGCTTGGGTTGGAAGGCGCAAACGATTCTGAAATCTGGCAATACGCGAAAGACAACAGCTTCGTGATCGTCAGCCGTGATTCTGATTTTCAGGAACGCTCACTTGTCGCGGGCCACCCGCCCCAAGTTGTTTGGCTCAAAATCCCGAATCGCTCCAAAACGGTCGTGCTCAACATCCTGCTGGATCACCACAAAGAAATCGAGCATGCATTGACAGAGCAGAATCTCGCTTGCGTCGAACTTAGCCACCACGATCAATAG